A region of Carassius auratus strain Wakin chromosome 23, ASM336829v1, whole genome shotgun sequence DNA encodes the following proteins:
- the LOC113041281 gene encoding von Willebrand factor A domain-containing protein 1-like — MEVRPALTCVLFSVFLWTGDAQHSVPDSVLNCCEGDVLFLLDSSGSVASYEFFRMVDFLKELLLPFSLGPDQVRVGLLQVGTEPHLEFSFDTYSSQDGLQTALGRAKQLKGDTNTVDALLMARNQVLKQGVPGGARPDLPRVLVWLTDGVDPGEVQEPMARLREEGVAVLVVSTGHGNYKVLREAVSPPAEEHLFFVDIDDINIISEDLRNAIIEIIRAERLQVKSVTSTTAQLEWRPVLAGTGYYEIQFGPIRSGQTGGPVSPGTSPGTGLGPFQRITRSGDASSAMLTGLRPDTTYTVTLTPKANLEFLNSLHTTFKTQPVNPPQPEVQTLSTVSVSESSTNSVRVSWGPLLPHLIQGYTLEYSALPTGPLRVVSVSNRQDSTVLTGLQPDTQYLVTVSARQASGRERAMTVKVCTQEVLPALSDLQLQTVGNESVQLRWKGSHDGLRGYWVTWERGQSQRSTLYLPPNRLSTTLNHVPSRARVCVSPVYRTARGEGLCCTA, encoded by the exons ATGGAGGTCCGTCCAGCGCTCACGTGTGTTTTGTTCAGCGTGTTTCTGTGGACAGGAGACGCTCAGCACTCGGTACCTGATTCAG TTTTAAACTGCTGTGAGGGAGATGTCCTCTTCCTCCTGGACTCCTCTGGTAGCGTGGCCTCCTACGAGTTCTTCCGTATGGTGGACTTCCTCAAGGAGCTCCTGCTGCCTTTCTCGCTGGGGCCGGATCAGGTGAGGGTGGGACTGCTGCAGGTTGGGACCGAACCTCATCTGGAGTTCAGCTTTGACACCTACAGCTCCCAGGACGGACTGCAGACGGCCCTGGGGAGGGCTAAACAGCTGAAGGGCGACACAAACACGGTGGATGCTCTCCTGATGGCTAGGAACCAGGTTTTGAAGCAGGGCGTGCCGGGAGGTGCCAGACCAGATCTGCCAAGGGTTCTGGTTTGGCTCACGGATGGAGTGGACCCCGGCGAGGTGCAGGAACCAATGGCGAGGCTGCGGGAAGAGGGCGTGGCCGTCCTGGTGGTTTCCACTGGCCACGGGAACTATAAGGTGCTGAGAGAGGCTGTGAGTCCACCCGCCGAGGAGCACCTATTCTTTGTGGACATCGATGATATCAACATCATCAGCGAAGACTTGAGGAACGCAATTATTG AGATTATCCGGGCCGAGAGGCTACAGGTGAAGTCGGTCACCAGCACTACTGCTCAGCTGGAATGGAGGCCTGTGTTGGCCGGCACTGGCTACTATGAAATCCAGTTTGGTCCCATCCGATCAGGGCAGACCGGAGGGCCGGTATCTCCAGGCACCAGTCCTGGCACTGGTTTGGGTCCTTTCCAGAGGATCACGCGTAGCGGAGATGCCAGCTCTGCGATGCTGACTGGCCTGCGTCCAGACACCACGTACACAGTCACGCTCACACCGAAGGCCAACCTGGAGTTCCTCAACTCTCTTCACACCACCTTCAAAACCCAGCCAG TGAATCCTCCTCAGCCGGAGGTGCAGACTCTGTCCACAGTGAGCGTGTCAGAGTCCAGCACTAACAGTGTGCGTGTGAGCTGGGGTCCGCTGCTGCCTCACCTCATCCAGGGGTACACGCTGGAGTATTCAGCGCTTCCTACAGGCCCGCTGCGGGTCGTCAGCGTCAGTAACAGACAGGACTCCACAGTCCTGACCGGTCTCCAGCCCGACACACAGTACCTGGTCACCGTGAGCGCGAGACAGGCCTCCGGCAGAGAGAGAGCCATGACGGTTAAAGTCTGCACACAGGAGG tGTTGCCAGCTCTCTCAGATCTGCAGCTGCAAACAGTGGGCAATGAGTCAGTGCAGCTCCGCTGGAAGGGGAGTCATGATGGTCTCCGTGGCTACTGGGTCACATGGGAGCGAGGTCAGAGCCAGCGCTCCACCCTGTATCTACCACCCAACCGGCTCTCCACCACCCTTAACCATGTGCCCTCCAGGGCCCGTGTCTGCGTCTCTCCGGTGTACCGGACGGCCCGTGGGGAGGGACTCTGCTGCACTGCTTAA